The Thermoplasmata archaeon genomic interval CACAAACCCCTTCCAAGCCTTGCCGCCGGGTCCTTCGCCGGTTTCCATGGTTCCAGACTCCCTCCGCCGTCATGGTCCAACGCCGTTACAATGGTTTTCCCCAGGAACCACCTCCTCCCGTCTCGGCCTGTGCCAAGTCGACCGGCGCAGAGCTCATTGCGATGAAGAGTCGCTGCTCCCGCGAAGGACGCCTCCGGCCCCCCACCTCCTCGTCTCACGAGGCCGCGACGAGGCTCCGCGAGTCAGCATCCGGTCAGGGAGCGGAACGCAATATGGGCGCGAAGCTCGGAGCTGGGCCTGCCGCACGCGACCGCCCAGGACGCCGCGCTAGCCCGCGTCCTCGACTCGCTTCAAGACTCGAAGCGCCGTGAGCGTAATCCATTTGCTCGGCTCTCCGGGCGCTTCCAGTGTGAACCGCTTGTACTTCTTCGTAAGGGAGGTGGATCCTGCGCCCGGTTCCACGTCCGGGTGCACCGCGTCCAGCACCCACGTTCCGTCCGGCCGGCGCTTCTCGCTGAGGATCTTGAGAGCGGGCCCGAGCCGTCGGTCGTCCGCGAATCCGAGCCGGGTGATCACGTCGAGCCCGACGAGAATGTCGTAGAGAATGTCGTAGAAGTAGTGATTCGGATAGTGGAACCGGAACCAAGGGGCGTACCTTCGTCCCTCGTGGAACAGCCTCCGTTCCAGGTAGAACTCGGCGCCTCGCGAGATCGATCGCTCGATTGTCCCGGGTCGCTTCGAGCTGGGCAGGGCGGCGTAGGCTGCGAGAGGCTCCCAGGCGTCCAGCGTCCCGGGCGTGCCCTGGGAGCAGTTCCAGCCCCCGTCCTCCCTCTGGTCCTCGAGCATCCAGTCGTAGAGCTTCCGGACCCGGCGATCGTCGCCGTACCCGAAGCGCGTGAGCATGCGCGCGACGTTCCCGACGATGCAGACCTCCTCCGTGAAGAGGTTCACCTCCGAGCTCAGGTGCAGCTTGTACTCGAAGATCCGGTCGGCGAACCTTCGGACCCGCGGCTCGGTCGCCGTGAGGCCGAGGTCGGAGAGGACGATCCCCTTCCAAATCGACGAGTCGTACAGGGGGAAGCGCAGGAAGTTGACCCACTCCCGGACGGTCCTGGGCTCATGGGCCTCCCAGTACCCCTTCGGCTTCTGGGCTCTCAGAAGGTCATGCGCCCAACCCGCTCGAGCGATCTTCGATAACCCTGCTTTCACCTCCGGGTCGTCTGCCTTCCGCCCCAGCAGGTCAACCAAGGTGAGGTAGCGAACGGACGGCTGGTCTTCCTCGAGCAACCAGTGGAAGACGTTCGCTTCCAGGGGGTCGCGATGTGAACTGCCCTCCAACCGCATGGTTGTGAACCCTCGCGGTCCCCAGGGTTCGTGACTATTTGAACCGTGAGTCTCCCGCACGATGCCGCGGGCGATGGAAACCCATCCTGACCGCCTCCGGCCAGGCGATGCGATTGCCGAGAAGACCACCTTCGCATTCGCAGAGGCGGCTCAGGACGTGCGAGGCCGGGGCGGGTGCGCCGCGGGAGGGCAACGCCCCGGTCGGGATTCGAACCCGAGCACCCGGCTCGACAGGCCGGGATCATAGACCGCTAGACCACCGGGGCAGCGGGCGACGCCAACTGAAGGGGCCTAATTAGCTTTTGTCTCCGAGCCCAGGACCGCACCGCCCGCGGCGCAGGCATGCCGGAGGCTGAGTCGCACCGATACCTATCAATCCTCGGTGTCCGATGGACCCAACCGGGATGCCGGCGAACGCCTGGCGTTGTGGAGAGTGCGGGGCGGTCCTCCCCGACACCGAGGATACGGAGGCCCACTTCCGGAGTCACCCGGTCCCCTCCGCGGCCGTGCTCGCCCCGCGGTGCACGCACGCTCCTCTCGTCGTCGACGTGACTCCGGAGCGCGTCTACCTGTGGATGAGCGCGGAGGCGCCCGGCGGCTGGAGCCTCAGCCTCCACCACGGCTGGCCTCGGTGGCACGCGCCTTCCGTGATCCGGGAGATCGTGGAACGAGAGAACGGTGCGAGCCTCGCCACGCCGGGATGGTACTATCCCCACACGCGCGCGAGCGCCGAGGCCCTGGACGGGCTCTACCACGAGATCGCCCGGTCCCACGTCGCGGCACGAGCGCGCACACGCGTCTCGGCGCCTCGGATGCCCGCCCCGGTCAAGTCCGCGCTCTGGACCGATGCCCGCCGAGCCCGGAGGACCCGCCTCACGGGATCCCTCGAACTCACCGTGGGGATCGTCGTCGCGGTTTCGGGTGGGACACTCATGTACGCCTGCACGGCCTACGACCAGTTCGGCGGCTGCGCGGAGCACGGATTCGGGCTTCCCGGGTTCTTCGTCCTCGTCGCGGGGCTGGTCGCCGTGCTCTTGGGCCTGAGCTCGCTGATGGCCGCGACGCGGAAGGGGATTTCCGAGATGCCGGAGGGCTGGACGCCTAAGGCTGCTTCCGAGGACGCGAAGGCGTACGTCGGCGTCGAGCGCACCGCAGCGTGGCTGTGGGGGGGAATCCTCTTGGCGATCCTAGTCGCCGCCGAAGCGATCCCGATCTACGGCGTCGTCGGCCTGACCACCGCGGGACAGCACCCCACGTTCAACCTGGGCGCCTTCGTGGTCGACATGGTCTTCATCGCGGTCGCCGACCTCTTCGTCGTCTTCCTGATCGTCACGCAGACCGCGAACACCTGATCCGCCGGGAGTGGTCACGCCTCGCGCCGCTCGAGCTGGGGCCAGAGGGCCATGAGGAGAATCACGCCGACGAGCGCCGCGGAGAGGCCCAGGGCTGTGGGAATCGTCGTCACGGGGAGGGTGCCCGCGAGCGCGAGGTCCGCCGCCAGCACGGAGGCGAGGAAGGCCGCTCCGGACACCGAGGCGATCCGGACCATGGAACGCTGGAGCGCGGACGCGACGCGCGCCCGGTCATCCCCGTCCAGGCGGGCCGTGTACAAGGGGACGAAGCGGTCTGCGAGGATGCGCAGCTCGACCGTGAGGAGGGCGAGGGTCAGGAAGGCCAGGGAGGCCGTCGCATCGAGACGCAGGACGGTCAGGTGGGCGGCGAAGTAGGTGAGCACGAGGAGCGCGAGCCCGAGGCGGCGCAAGGCGGCGTACCCGAACCGGAGCCCAAGGATCGTCGTGGCCAGGGAGGCGAGGAGGACCGCGAGGAGTTCCTGCGCGAGGAGGGCGGTGGGCGTCCCGAGGAAGTCCACGAAGGCCCAGGCGAACAGGACGAGGACCACGGCCAAGGGCAGGGTCCACAGGGTCGTCGCGATCATACGGGTCGAGGCCATGTCCGCATCCTCCGTAGCGGCAATGCCAGGGGCGTCGCGGGGTCCCAATCCACGACCTGGGCCACGGAGCGGAGGTGGGACACCAGGTTGGCCCGCTCCATCCGCAGGATCCGGTACGCGGTCTCCTGCTCCGGCGTGTGGGCGAACGCCGCGCGCTCGATCTCCAGCGGCGAGGGCGAGAGGATCGTCACGTCGTACCCCCGGGCCACGAGGCTCGTCACGGAATCGAGCGCGGTCCGGTCCGTCAGGGGCGAGATGAGCACGACCAGGGAGTCCCGCGGGAAGTACCGCGAGAGAACCCAGGCCACGAACGAGAAGGGCCACTCCCCGCCCGCCCGCACGTGGATCAGGTGGTCCAGGATCCGGTAGAGCTGCTTGCGTCCGAACGCGGGCGGCACCCAGTCGAGGACCTCGCGCTGGACGATGAGCCCGACCCGGTTCTTCGATTCGAGGACGTGCTCGGCGACGCCCAAGGCCGCGCGCACGCCCACTTCCACGGCGTTGCCCGTCACCGTGCCCACCGCGCTCTCCGCCCGGGCGTCCAGGAGGATCACGACGTCCCCCGAGCGCTCCCCCTGGTACTCGTTCGAGTACAGGGCGTCGAACCGCGCGGAGGCCTTCCAGTTGATCCGCCGCACGTCGTCCCCGGAGACGTACTCGCGGACCCCCCAGAACTCGGAGCCCGCCCCGATGTGCCGCGACGGCACGTGGCCGAACCAGGGGCGGGTGCGGCGCGGGCCCAGGCTAACGCGGGCCAGGGACTCGATCCCGGGGGCCACGATCATCGTGGACGTCGTCGGCACGACGAGGTCCTCGACCCCCAGGCCGAGGGGGTCCAGGGCGCGTACGCGCAAGGGCCCCAGGGTGAACTCCCCTTTCAGGGTCGGACGGACCGTGTACGCGAGGTCCGCGGTCTCCCCGGCCCCCAGGGACAGGATCGTGTGATTCGCTCCGCGGACCACCGCGAGCTCGGTCGGCAGCGTGTCGAGGCACTCGAGCAAGGCGATTGCGGCATCCTCGTTCGAGATGCGCAGGTGGACGTCCGCGTTGACGCCCACGGAGAGCCGGTCCCGCGACACGGTCCGGGCCACCTGGAGCGCGGGTCGCGACGGCGGATCTAGGGAGCCGAGGGCGAGGACGACGAGGGGCGGGAGCGCGAGCAGGACGAGCGGCCAGCTCCGCAACGCGAGGCCGCCGAGGAGCGCGATGAGGGCGACCGCGACGAGGGCGCTCGCGAGCGGCGTCCGCATGTCACGGCACCTTGGGGACGGGCACCTGGTTCAGGACGTCCTGGAGCACCGCGGTCGTGCGCACCCCGCGGATCCAGGGGTCCGGCTTCAGGATCATCCGGTGCGCCAGGGCGTACGGCGCGACGGCCTTCACATCGTCCGGGGTGATGAAATCGCGGTTCCCGAGGGCGGCCCGGGCCCGGGACAGCTTGAGCAGGGCGAGGGAGCCGCGGGGGCTTGCCCCGATCTCCACCTGGCTGTGGGTCCGAGTGGCGCCGACGATGGCCACCATGTAGGCATCCACGGCGGGGTCGACATGGACCGTCTCCACGGCCGCCTGGAGGGCACGGACCTCGTCCGCGGTCGTGATGGCGCGGACGGGCATGTCGTCGGACCGCCGCTCCTCGCGGCGGCGGAGGATCTCGACCTCCTGTTCGGGCGTCGGGTAGCCCACGTCGATCCGCAAGAGGAAGCGGTCCACCTGGGCCTCGGGGAGCGGGTACGTCCCCTCGTGCTCGATGGGGTTCTGGGTCGCGAGGACGAAGAACGGCGGTTCGAGGGGGAACGTCTGGCCCTCCAGGGTGGCCTGACGCTCCTGCATGGCCTCGAGGAGGGAGGACTGGGTCTTCGGCGGCGCACGGTTGATCTCGTCCGCCAGGAGGACGTTCGTGAAGATGGGACCGCGTCGCAGGACGAACTCCCCGGTCTTCCGGTCGAACACGTATGTGCCCGTGATGTCCGCGGGCAGGAGGTCGGGCGTGAATTGGACGCGCCGAAACGAGAGGCCGAGGGCCGCGGCGAAGGACTTCGCAATCAGGGTCTTCGCCACGCCGGGGACGTCCTCGATCAGGACGTGGCCGTCGGAGAGGACGCCCCAGAGCACGCGCTCCAGGACGGGCCGCTTCCCCACGATGACGTGCTCCAGCTCGTCCATCACGGCCTTCCCGCGCTCCGCAACGCTGCCCACGTTCATCGCCACGCCTCCATGTGATCCAAGACCTCGTTGAGTGCGAACGTAAAGCCGCCGTGCTCCCGGGAGCGGCGCACCCAGCGGTACCGTTCGTCGGAGTCCACGGTCGCGAGGAACAGGAAGTCCTCGAGGAGCGCATCGTGGAAGGAGGTCTGGAGGGCGTGGGGATCGGCCAGGAGCCTCCGCATGCCTTCGGGCGACAGGCCCCGCGCGAGCCGAAGGCGTTCCGCGAACGCCTCCCGCGCCCGGGACGAGACGGAGACCTGGCTGTACGTGAGGCCTGCCTCCGCCCGCCGGACCGTTGCGGCGAACGAGGTGAGCTCTCCCGCTCGCGCGCGGGGGACGGGCGTCCGTTTCAGGAGGGGGCGCGGCTCCGACGTTCTCCGGGCAACGCTCGCCCATGCGTAGATCGCGAGGACCGCAATGATGACGGAGCCCAGCCCCCAACGGATTGAGCCGCTGAACTGGGCCGCGTACAGGAGGTATCCCAAGAGGAAGACGGCGCCCACGATGACGGCCGCTTCGAGGGCGGCCATGCGCAGGGGCCGCGGGCGCGGCCGTCCGCGCATCTGGTCCTCCATGCGGGAGTAGAGGTCGCCTCGCCGGGGCATCTCACACCCCCAGGTCCGCCCGGATCTGCTCGAGGCTCTGGACGGCGCGATCCCGATCCGACTCCCCGAGCGCGTGCTCGCTGTAGCGCGCTTCCTCGAACAGGGAGGTCAAGGACTCCGCGGAATCGTGGGACACCGCGAGGCGCGTGATGGCCAAGCCCTCGAGCTCTCGCGGCGTGAGCGGCTCCTGCTCGGCGATCCCGCGTGCCCCGAGGAAGTAGCAGAAGCGCGCGTAGCACGCGAGGACGACCGTGCGCACGTCGCCCCCGAGTTGGAGCTCGCTGATCGCGGTCTCCACGGCCCGGACCGCCGCGAGGCGCCCCTGCCGGATCGGACCCGCCGGGCCGCGGCGTCCAAGGTTCAGGCCCACGCGGAGGAAGAGGGCGAGGGCCACGACGGCCCCGAACACTGCGGCGGCGAGGAAGATACCGAGCGGGATGCCGCCCGCGGACGGGATGGCGGTCGCGTTCGCGCCGCCATTCCCGCTCACGTTCCCCGCGCTCCCGGTTCTCCCTACCCGAGACACGATCTGAGGCCAAAGCAGGAGGAGCGCCATGAAGATCCCGAACGCGAGGATCATCGCGACCACGTCGGCCCAGGTCGTGGGCTTCAGGACCCGCTTCGCGCGGACTCCTCGCTGGCGCAGCAGCAGGGCGAGGACGAACGCGACGACCAGGCCGGCGATCGCGACTCCGAAGACGAGCTGCGCGACGATCGGGTCGAACAGGCCCCAAGGGTTCGCCGCGGTGGTCCCCGGCGTCCCCGGCCCGGGCATCTGCTCGCCGCCCGTGTTCAGGTTGGCCAGGTTGAAGGCCAGCCCCGCCGCGAGGAGCATGGCTAGGAAGAGCAGGAGGGGGATGGCCCACGCGGCCCTCCCCCGCGACGTCGACGGCACGCGGACGCCAACGTCGGAGGATGTCATAACGGTTTGCGGTATTGCCGCTCGAAGCCGGGCAGCCTCGTCAAGATTGGGAGCCCGCGAGCTCGGAGAAGAACCGTTCCCGCCGGCGACGACCGAGCCAGACGAAGACGGCGGCCAACACCACGGACGCGAGGGCCAGGATGAAGGCGACGAGCGCGCCCGCGGCGAAGGCATTCGGGAGCCCCAGCACGCTGCGGTCGGCTGCCGGTCCGGCAATCGGCGAGCCCATGTAGTTGTTCGCGGGGGCCGCGAAGAGGCCTCCCGGCGAGGCGAAGAGCAGGAGGAAGATGCCGATGGCTACGAGGGCAATCGCACTCGAGAGGGCGAGGACGATGGCGACCTTCTCGGGATGCAGCAGCTTCCGGCCTTTCGCGGTGAGCTCGTAGTAGATCCACTTGCGGCCCTCGTCCACGCGCTTCACGAGGCCCGCGGTCTGCAGCTTCTCCAGGTGCTCGAGGAGGGTCGGCTTGCTCAGGGAGAGGAGGGAGCTCAGGTCCGTGACCGTCTGCCGCCGCTCGTCGAGCCTCTTTAGGATGTCCACGCGGACCTCGGAGGCGAGGGCCTTGAAGCTCTCTTGGTCCAACGTAATCGTGGACGGTGCCGGAAGCATCGGGGTTCGCATGACCCAACGGCCTCTTCAGGTCATCCCCGTGATTCGGGATGAACCTAACGACGCGACCGGGAGAGCCCGCAAGGAACCGGATGGGTGCCGCCAGGGGGTGCTACCCGCGGGTCGGGGGACCGCCGTCGGGAGGCCCGCGTTCGCCGGAACAAAGGCTAAAGCGCAGCTACCGCGTGGGATGCGCGGAGTGGGGACCGTGGCGGCGGCGGAGAAGGTCAACCTGCGCGAGAAGCTCGGGAGGATCCACGAACTGTGGAGCCCGAAGATCCTGGCCCAGGTGAACGATGCGTACCTGAAGCTCGTCAAGGTGAAGGGCGAATACGTGTGGCACGACCACAAGCGGGAGGACGAGCTGTTCCTGGTCGTGCGCGGCCGGATCACCGTGCAGTTCCGCGACCACGACGTGGAACTCGTTGAGGGCGAATTCGTCGTCGTCCCGAAGGGAGTCGAACATCGCCCCGTGGCGGAGCAAGAGGCGGACGTCCTCCTGATCGAACCCACCACGACCGTGAACACGGGGAACGTGCGCGAGGCGCGGACGCAGACGGAGCTCGAGTGGATCTGACCGCTACTTCGGGACCTTCTGCCAGTCGTCCAGGAAGCGCTTCAGGCCCACGTCGGTCAGGGTGTGCCCCGCCATCTTCTTGAGAACGTCGAAGGGCACGGTGACGATGTCCGCACCGCGCTTCGCCGCCTCGATCACGTGGAGCGGATGGCGGATGGAGGCGACGAGCACCTCGCACTCCCAGTCGTAGTTGCGGAAGATCTGGACGATCTCCCGGATGACCTGCATCCCCTCCTGGCCCTGGTCGTCCAGGCGGCCGATGAAGGGGCTCACGTACTTGGCGCCCGCCTTGGCGGCCAGGATGGCTTGGTTCGCGCTGAAGATCAGGGTCGTGTTGATCCGGACGCCCTCCTTGGACAGGGCCTTGATCGCCTTGAGGCCCTCCGTGGTCATCTGGATCTTCACGACGACGTTCTTGTGGAGCTTCGCGAGCTTGCGGCCCTCCTTGATCATCTCGTCCGCCTGGGTCGACGTGACCTCGAGGCTGATCGGGCCGTCCACGAGGGCGAGGATGTCCTGAACGACCTCCGCCCACTTCCGCCCCGTCTTCGCGACGAGGCTGGGGTTCGTCGTGACCCCGTCGAGGACGCCCCACGAGGCCGCCTCGCGGATCTCGTCGATGTTCGCGGTATCGAGGAAGATCTTGACCATGGCCTTCCGCCGCGAGACGATAGCCGCGCCCTGTTAAGAGGATTTCCGCCCCTCCGGGAGGGGATGTCGCACCCCAAGCGAGGGAAGCTAGTTATGGTCCGCTCGGTTCCTCCCTGCCAGTGGCAGCCCGGCCGTCCCTTTGGCGGCACCGCGACTTCATGCTCCTCTGGATTGGCCAGAGTGTATCCCGGCTCGGCGACCAGTTCACGGGGTTCGCGCTCCCCGTTCTCGCGGTCGTCACGCTCCACCCGGGTGCGGGTGAGATGGGTGTCCTTGCCGCGGCGGGCACCTTGCCCTTCCTCCTGTTCGGCCTCCTGGTCGGCGTGTGGGTGGACCGCCTCCGGAAGCGGCCCGTCCTCATCGTGGGCGACCTCGGACGCGGGATTCTCGTGGGCTCGATCGCCCTCCTCGGCTTCGCGCACCTCCTGCAGATGACGTACCTGTATGCCTTCTCCTTCGCGGTGGGCGTACTCACCGTGTTCTTCGACATCGCGTACCAGGCGTACCTGCCCGTGCTCGTTCCGCGCGAAACCCTGACGGACGCGAACAGCAAGCTCGAGACGACGAGCACGATGGCCCAGGTCGCCGGCCCGAGCCTCGCGGGCGTCGTCGTCGAGCTGTTCACCGCGCCCGCCGCCATGGTCTTCGATGCGTTCTCCTTCTTCTTCTCGACCGGCGCGATGCTGCGCATCCGGAAGGACGAACCCAGGTCCGAGCGGTCGGCGCGAGGTTCCCTCCGGGCGGACCTCCGCGAGGGTCTCCATGTCGTCCTCGGAGAACCGCGGTTGCGGATGATCGCCGGCTGCACGGGCACCTCGAACTTCTTCTCGAGCGCGCTCTTCGCCCTCTTTGTCCTGTACGCGATCGACGAGCTCGGCTTCTCCCCGCTCGCCCTGGGCATCGTCCAGGCCATCGGCGCAGCGGGCGGCGTGGCGGGGGCGCTCGCCGCCACGCCCATCGCGAACCGAGTGGGCGTGGGCTGGGCCATCATCGTGGGCGCGGTGCTGTTTGGGTTCGCGGCAATCCCCATCCCGCTCGCGGCCGGCTCGCTTGCGTTCTGGATCATCGGGGCCAGCCTCGCGCTGACGTCGTTCGGCAGCCTCCTGTACAACATCAACCAGGTCAGCTTCCGTCAGACGATCGTCCCCATCCGGCTCCAGGGGCGGTTGAATGCCACGATGCGCACGATCGTATGGGGCACCTTGCCCCTGGGTGGCCTCGCGGGCGGCATCCTGGGGGAGACGTTCGGCCTCCGGCAGGCAATCCTCATCGCTGCGATCGGCGGTTGCTTCGCGTTCCTCTGGGTCCTCCTGTCCCCCGTCCGCGCCATCCGGGAGATGCCCGAGCCGGCCGCTTGAGAAGGCTCCGCCTCATCCGCGGATCAGAAAAAGGGGAAGGAAGGGTGGAAAGGAAAGGGGAAGGGGGGCCGCGAGGGCCCCTGAGCTCGTTCAGCCGAGGGCCGTTACGATCCGCTTCAGGAGCGGCCGGCGCTCGACGAACCCGAGGTTCTGGAGAATCCCGTCGAATCCGAGGAACCGGCCGGGGACCAGGAACACGAACGCGACGAAGAGCAGGATGTAGATCACGTACTGGCTCACGAGCGCGTTGCTCGACAGGAGGAAGGAGAAGTACGAGCCCGTGAATCCCTTGCTCATCGCGGGGAGCGTGGACAGGTACAGGAGCGCGCTCACGAGGGCGCCGCTGACCCCGCCGACCCGAGTGGCGACCCCGAAGATCAGGGAGATCCCGATCAGGAGTTCGCCGTACACCAGGAGGTATTCCACGGCCAGGTTGCCCGACATGCTCGTGAACAGGAACGCGATAGGTCCGCCCACATGGGACAGGAATCCCGACGTCGCCAGCTTGCCACCCAGCTCGGTCTCAATCTTCTCATAGCCCCCGTACAGGAACATGAACCCAAGTGCCAGGCGCAGGGCGAAGATGGACCAGGCCCGCCCGGACTTGAGGCTCTTCCCGAACAAGGTTTGCACCAGTGTCTTGTGCTCGCTCTCGTTTGCGTAAGCCCCCATCGGCTTCACCTCGGGACCGCCCATTTCTGCCGTCCGCTAAGAGAAGTATTGACATACACTTCATTCGAATATATACGGATTCGAAACATGGAAGGATACCGCGATCGCCGACCGGCCTCTTCCCTGTCCGAAGGCCCTACAGATGTAGTCGGCAGGCGGGGTATGTACTTGGCCTTCAGGAAGGGGTCGGAGGAGCGGAGCAGCCCCGAGGACGACGAGCCCGCCCCTGACGACCAAAGGCACGCCGATCGCCCGGGAGGTCAGGAGGGGCCGACAGTGCCGCTTCTCGACGAAGCTCACGGCGGAGATCCCCGCCATCCAGACGAGGCTCATCGCCCCGGAGGCGAACAGGACGGGCACGATCTGCCCCTCCCGGTCATGCGCTCCACCCAACCGGTTTCGGGCGGCCCAACGAGGTATCATCCGGGACCGGTAAAGCGACCGGGTGGTCAGCGGCCGCGGCGTTTCATGACGCCGTGGGCCGCCTCCGCGACCTTCGCGGCGGTCAGGCCGTACTTCGAGAACAGCTCTTCGGCCTCCCCGCTCTCCCCGAAGACGTCGTGCACGCCGACGAACGCCATGGGGACCGGATGGTTCTCGACCACGGCGGAGGCCACCGCGCCGCCAATGCCATGGACCGTCGAGTGCTCCTCCGCGGTCACGATGCCACCGGTCTCCCGCGCCGCTCTGTCCACGGTGGCCACGTCGAGGGGCTTCACGGTCGACAGGTTGATCACGCGGGCGCTCACCTTCTCCCTGGCGAGCGCCTCCGCGGCGACAAGGCAGCGGGACACCATCGTGCCGCAGCCGATGAGCGTGATGTCGGAGCCGTCCCGCATCACGGTGGCCTTCCCGACTTGGAAGCGATCCTCGGGCCCCGTGAGGGTCGGGACGTTGGACCGGGAGAACCGGCAGTAGACGGGCCCCTGGGTGGCCACCGCGGCGTCCACGCACCGGGCCGTCTCCGGGCCGTCCGCAGGCACCAGGACGGTCATCCCTGGGAGACCGCGCATGAGGCCGATGTCCTCGTTGATCTGGTGCGTGGCTCCGTCGGGGCCGACGCTGAGCCCCGCATGGGAGCAGAAGATCTTCACGTTGAGCTTCGTGTACGCGACGTTCTGGCGGATGATGTTGTACGTGTGCGCGCTGCCGAACACGGAGTACGTGGAGGCGAAGGCGATCTTCCCCGCGGCCGCCAGTCCCGCGGCGATGCTCATCATGTTGGGCTCCGCGATCCCCACCTGGAACAGCCGCTCGGGGAACGCCTTGCCGAAGTCCACGGTCTTGATGGACTCCGTGGTGTCCGCCCCCACGACGACAACGTCCTCGTTCCGCTTCCCGGCCTCGACGAGGGCCTTGCCGAAGTACCCGCGCGGGCTCTCGCTCTTCCACGGCTGCGGCAGGGTCACGAGGGCACCACCAGCTCGGCGAGGGCCTGCTTGTACTCCTCCTCCGTGGTTGCGGCCCCGTGGTACTTGATCTTGTTCTCCATGAAGGAGACGCCCTTGCCCTTGACCGTGCGGGCGATGATCACCGTGGGCCGGCCTTTCGTCCGCTGCGCCTCGTCGATCGCCGCGAGGATCTGGCGGAAGTCGTGGCCGTCGATCGTGAGCGCGTGCCAGTTGAACGCCCGCCACTTGTCCATGAGCGGCTCCAGGGGCATGATGTCCTCCGTGCGCCCCTCCTGCTGGATCCCGTTCCGGTCGACGAACGCCGTGACGTTGTCGAGCCCGTACTTCGCGCCCGCCATCGCGGCCTCCCACGTCTGCCCGACGTCCTGCTCGCCGTCCCCCATGATGCAGTACACGCGCCAGGGCTTGTGGTCGATCCTCGCCGCCAGGGCGAGGCCCACGGAGAAGGAGAGCCCCTGCCCTTCCGCGCCCGCGGCGTTCTCCACCCCGGGCGTCGTCCCGAGCTCGGGATGGCCCTGGAGGCGGCTGTTCATCCTGCGGAAAGTAAGGAGCTCCTCGACGGGAAAGAAGCCCCGCTCCGCGAGCGCCGCGTACCAGACCGGGCACGCGTGGCCCTTGCTCAGCACGAACCGATCACGATCCGGCCACGTCGGATTCTTCGGATCGACGCGGAGCACGTGGAAGTAGAGTGCGGTCACGAGGTCGCACGCGCTCAGCGAGCCGCCGGGATGGCCACTCTGGGCGTGATGGGTCATCTCGATGATGTGCCGCCGGAGGATCGTCGCCTGCTTCTTGAGATCCGCGATCGTCTCCTCGGTGATCTCCGCCATGGCCCGCCTCCCGCCCGACCCCCGCGCGCTCGGGGGAATGCGGCGGGAGAAGACGCGGTGGACTTAAGGGCTTTGGTGGGTCGAGTCCGACGAATCGACCCGCTGCGGCGTGACCATGACCGCGGGGGCTTGAAGGAGCCCGAAAGAGCTCACAGGCGTTCGATGAGCGACGGGAGGGGCTCCGACGTCCGCGGAGTCGGCTTCCGTCGCCTCCGAATCCATACGAGAGCAGTGACCGCGGCGACCACGATGACCACGGCGATGAGGGCCCAAAGGGGCGCCTCCGGGGAACCGGGTGGAACCGATGTCCCTCCGGCCGCGTTCACGTCCGTCCACGTGTTCGTGTTTAGGTCGTAGGACCAAGTGTCGGCCAAGAACACGTTCGTCGCGTTGCGGCCTCCGAACAGCACGATCCGGTCCGACTGGGAATCGTACGCCATGGCGGGACGGACTCGCGCCTCGGGTCCCACCGCTGG includes:
- a CDS encoding DoxX family protein, with product MGAYANESEHKTLVQTLFGKSLKSGRAWSIFALRLALGFMFLYGGYEKIETELGGKLATSGFLSHVGGPIAFLFTSMSGNLAVEYLLVYGELLIGISLIFGVATRVGGVSGALVSALLYLSTLPAMSKGFTGSYFSFLLSSNALVSQYVIYILLFVAFVFLVPGRFLGFDGILQNLGFVERRPLLKRIVTALG
- a CDS encoding transketolase C-terminal domain-containing protein, which gives rise to MTLPQPWKSESPRGYFGKALVEAGKRNEDVVVVGADTTESIKTVDFGKAFPERLFQVGIAEPNMMSIAAGLAAAGKIAFASTYSVFGSAHTYNIIRQNVAYTKLNVKIFCSHAGLSVGPDGATHQINEDIGLMRGLPGMTVLVPADGPETARCVDAAVATQGPVYCRFSRSNVPTLTGPEDRFQVGKATVMRDGSDITLIGCGTMVSRCLVAAEALAREKVSARVINLSTVKPLDVATVDRAARETGGIVTAEEHSTVHGIGGAVASAVVENHPVPMAFVGVHDVFGESGEAEELFSKYGLTAAKVAEAAHGVMKRRGR
- a CDS encoding transketolase, with the protein product MAEITEETIADLKKQATILRRHIIEMTHHAQSGHPGGSLSACDLVTALYFHVLRVDPKNPTWPDRDRFVLSKGHACPVWYAALAERGFFPVEELLTFRRMNSRLQGHPELGTTPGVENAAGAEGQGLSFSVGLALAARIDHKPWRVYCIMGDGEQDVGQTWEAAMAGAKYGLDNVTAFVDRNGIQQEGRTEDIMPLEPLMDKWRAFNWHALTIDGHDFRQILAAIDEAQRTKGRPTVIIARTVKGKGVSFMENKIKYHGAATTEEEYKQALAELVVPS